A single window of Pedosphaera parvula Ellin514 DNA harbors:
- the gltB gene encoding glutamate synthase large subunit: protein MYPNLPNSLYNPKFEHDACGVGFVANIHGKREHRILEYAIQALCNLAHRGALDADAKTGDGAGVLTQLPREFFRREVEKLGGKLMNDADLAVGFIFMPRGNKYAISNSQRIVDEAVAQFGIHSFGWRLVPTNARCLGDKAKDTMPEVQQVLLGRTQGWSDAEYERRLFLARKVAEKRANEEKIEGFYIPSFSSRTIVYKGLFNAPQLQKFYPDLKDPLFTTALAIFHQRYSTNTFPNWQLAHPFRMLAHNGEINTLLGNKNWTRAREKELTSKVWKEQVDLLKPIIQPGGSDSAALDNALEVLELSGRDVLHSVMMLAPEAWEKMTDMKPDLKGFYRFHSCLNEPWDGPAAVVFSDGRFIGATLDRNGLRPARYKIYEDGLMVMGSEAGVVHLNEKDVVQKGRLGPGKIIAIDTKEGKLLDNDEVKAYVAGLKPYADWCKKNMLLLTEHAKPFEVNHNPVNILDLTLQQIVFGWDQEELREVLKPMATTANEPVGSMGDDTPLAVLSKKPRLLYDYFKQLFAQVTNPPIDSIREKIVMSLSTYIGPRKSWLEESPEHAKVLRVDSPFLLDYELKALENIPDPAFKSETVFCHFSAEQGASDFEAALQSICEKASLAVENGKAILVLSDRFTDAAKVPIPLLLAVGAVHHHLIREGKRMRISIVVESGAARDVHHFACLMGYGASAVNPYIAIDTIRQSVESGEYGDISLEKAIANFRTAIESGMLKIMSKMGISTIASYRGAQIFEAIGLSDEVVDRCFFGTTSQIGGISLAQIAEDALRRHQQAYGTPESAFLDDGGNYRVAKGGRGEFHAYNPQVVLTLHRFIKSGKREEFLKFMETVQKREPVAPRDLLRFKPGMPVPLEEVEPVDNIRSRFTTAGMSLGALSPEAHEALAIAMNSIGGKSNSGEGGEDSVRYSVRPNGDNPNSAIKQVASGRFGVTPEYLASATELEIKMAQGSKPGEGGQLPGHKVSPLIARLRHSVPGVPLISPPPHHDIYSIEDLAQLIYDLKQVNPRAKVCVKLVSESGVGTIAAGVAKAYADVVLISGHDGGTGASPLSSIKHAGGPFEFGVAEAHQTLMLNDLRSRIVLRTDGGMKTGRDIVMAAILGAEEFNFGTAALIAAGCAMFRVCHLNTCPVGVATQKEELRLKFRGKPENVVAFFNGVAQEVREILANLGFRSLNEIVGRTDLLERRPVEDFPEEIRAKVASLDLSKLLYQVDPSGTATRIHTRERNERFGDSSLDDKIMHAAKDALNGNGKVKLSYEVTNVHRNIGTRISGHIGFTVGDKGLEEGAIDITFKGSAGQSFGAFLAKGIRLRLVGEANDYVGKGMNGGEIIVRPSDKCKFVWSDNTILGNTIMYGATGGRLFAAGRAGERFCVRNSGGVAVVEGVGDHGCEYMTGGLVIVLGTTGRNFGAGMSGGRAYVYDPENIFPNRYNDAMIGIERLSDVEEIKRVQSLIYAHLENTESPRANEILKNWKGTVTRFWRVVPHPSEAKPSGRPVHEPAEEKTEPAPKGGF from the coding sequence ATGTATCCGAACCTGCCCAATTCACTGTATAATCCGAAGTTCGAACATGATGCCTGCGGCGTTGGTTTTGTCGCCAACATCCATGGCAAGCGGGAGCATCGTATTTTGGAATATGCGATTCAGGCGTTGTGCAACCTGGCGCATCGCGGCGCGCTCGACGCCGATGCGAAGACGGGTGACGGGGCGGGCGTGTTGACGCAGTTGCCGCGCGAGTTTTTCCGTCGTGAGGTGGAAAAGCTGGGTGGCAAGTTGATGAATGATGCGGACCTGGCGGTGGGATTTATTTTCATGCCACGCGGGAACAAGTATGCGATCAGCAACAGCCAGCGGATCGTGGATGAAGCGGTGGCGCAGTTTGGGATTCATAGTTTCGGCTGGCGCTTGGTGCCGACGAATGCGCGGTGCCTGGGCGACAAGGCGAAGGATACGATGCCGGAAGTTCAGCAGGTTTTGCTGGGACGCACACAGGGTTGGAGCGATGCGGAATATGAACGCCGCTTGTTCCTGGCCCGGAAAGTGGCGGAGAAACGCGCCAATGAGGAGAAGATCGAAGGATTTTACATTCCATCATTTTCGAGCCGGACGATTGTCTATAAGGGATTGTTTAATGCGCCGCAGTTGCAGAAATTTTATCCCGATTTGAAGGACCCGTTGTTCACGACGGCACTGGCGATTTTTCATCAACGATACTCAACAAACACGTTTCCAAACTGGCAATTGGCGCACCCATTCCGCATGTTGGCGCATAATGGTGAGATCAATACATTGCTGGGCAACAAGAATTGGACTCGGGCGCGGGAGAAGGAACTGACATCGAAAGTTTGGAAGGAGCAGGTGGATTTGCTCAAGCCAATCATTCAGCCCGGCGGTTCCGATTCGGCGGCGCTGGACAATGCGCTGGAAGTTCTGGAGTTGAGCGGGCGGGATGTATTGCACAGCGTGATGATGCTGGCACCGGAAGCCTGGGAGAAGATGACTGACATGAAGCCGGATTTAAAGGGCTTTTATCGGTTTCATTCCTGCTTGAATGAACCTTGGGATGGACCGGCGGCGGTGGTGTTTAGTGATGGACGTTTCATTGGCGCAACCTTGGATCGCAATGGACTGCGGCCGGCGCGTTACAAGATTTATGAGGATGGTTTGATGGTGATGGGCAGCGAGGCGGGCGTGGTGCATCTGAATGAAAAGGATGTCGTTCAGAAAGGGCGACTCGGGCCGGGCAAGATCATCGCCATCGACACCAAAGAAGGCAAGCTGCTCGACAACGATGAGGTGAAGGCATACGTGGCGGGGCTGAAGCCGTATGCAGATTGGTGCAAGAAGAACATGTTGCTGTTGACGGAGCATGCAAAACCTTTCGAGGTGAATCATAATCCGGTAAACATCCTGGACTTGACGTTGCAGCAGATTGTTTTCGGTTGGGACCAGGAAGAGTTGCGCGAGGTTTTGAAGCCAATGGCGACGACGGCGAATGAGCCGGTTGGTTCGATGGGTGATGACACGCCGCTGGCGGTGCTCTCGAAGAAGCCGCGTTTGCTTTACGATTATTTCAAACAGCTTTTTGCGCAGGTGACGAATCCGCCGATCGACAGCATTCGCGAGAAGATCGTGATGTCGTTGTCCACTTACATCGGACCGCGGAAGTCGTGGCTGGAGGAGAGTCCAGAGCATGCGAAGGTATTGCGCGTGGATAGTCCATTCCTGCTTGATTACGAGCTGAAGGCGTTGGAGAACATTCCTGATCCGGCGTTCAAAAGTGAGACGGTGTTTTGTCATTTCAGCGCGGAGCAAGGTGCCTCTGATTTTGAAGCAGCGTTGCAATCCATTTGTGAGAAGGCATCGCTGGCAGTGGAGAATGGCAAGGCGATTCTGGTGTTGAGTGACCGTTTTACCGATGCGGCCAAGGTGCCGATTCCCTTGTTGCTGGCAGTGGGAGCGGTGCATCATCATTTGATTCGCGAAGGAAAGCGCATGCGGATTTCCATCGTGGTGGAATCAGGCGCGGCGCGTGATGTGCATCATTTTGCGTGTCTCATGGGATACGGGGCATCGGCGGTGAATCCATATATTGCGATCGATACGATCCGGCAATCGGTGGAGAGTGGTGAATACGGAGATATTTCCCTAGAGAAGGCGATTGCGAATTTCCGCACGGCGATAGAAAGCGGGATGCTAAAGATCATGTCGAAGATGGGAATTTCAACTATTGCGAGTTATCGCGGTGCGCAGATTTTCGAGGCGATTGGATTGTCCGACGAAGTGGTAGACCGATGCTTCTTTGGGACGACTTCGCAGATTGGCGGGATTTCACTGGCGCAGATTGCGGAGGATGCGTTACGCCGTCATCAGCAGGCATATGGAACTCCTGAGTCTGCGTTCCTGGATGATGGCGGGAATTACCGGGTGGCCAAGGGCGGTCGCGGAGAATTTCATGCTTACAATCCGCAGGTCGTGCTGACGCTGCATCGTTTCATCAAGAGTGGCAAGCGCGAGGAGTTTTTGAAGTTCATGGAGACAGTGCAGAAGCGTGAGCCAGTGGCTCCTCGTGACCTGCTGCGCTTCAAACCGGGGATGCCGGTGCCGCTCGAAGAGGTGGAGCCGGTCGACAATATTCGCAGCCGTTTTACGACTGCCGGAATGAGTTTGGGTGCGTTGTCGCCAGAGGCGCATGAAGCACTGGCAATCGCGATGAACAGCATCGGTGGCAAATCGAACTCGGGTGAAGGCGGCGAGGATTCGGTCCGTTACTCGGTTCGTCCCAATGGGGATAATCCGAATTCGGCGATCAAGCAGGTGGCGTCAGGACGTTTCGGGGTGACCCCGGAATATCTGGCGAGCGCAACGGAGTTGGAAATCAAGATGGCGCAGGGATCGAAGCCCGGTGAAGGAGGTCAGTTGCCGGGGCACAAGGTATCGCCGTTGATCGCGCGGTTGCGTCACAGCGTGCCGGGAGTGCCGCTCATTTCCCCGCCGCCGCATCATGATATTTACAGCATTGAGGATCTGGCGCAGTTGATTTACGACCTAAAACAGGTGAACCCTCGCGCGAAGGTTTGCGTGAAGCTGGTTTCGGAATCGGGTGTGGGAACGATCGCGGCAGGTGTGGCGAAGGCGTATGCGGACGTGGTGTTGATCAGCGGACATGATGGTGGGACAGGTGCGTCACCGTTGAGTTCCATCAAACATGCGGGTGGGCCGTTTGAATTTGGTGTTGCCGAAGCGCACCAGACTTTGATGTTGAATGATTTGCGATCGCGAATCGTGTTGCGCACCGATGGCGGCATGAAGACCGGCCGAGACATTGTGATGGCGGCGATTTTGGGCGCGGAGGAATTTAATTTCGGCACGGCGGCATTGATTGCAGCCGGTTGCGCGATGTTCCGTGTGTGTCACCTCAACACCTGTCCCGTAGGAGTGGCGACGCAGAAAGAGGAATTACGGCTGAAGTTTCGAGGCAAGCCGGAAAACGTGGTTGCGTTTTTCAATGGCGTGGCGCAGGAAGTAAGAGAGATTTTGGCCAATTTGGGATTTCGTTCCTTGAACGAAATCGTGGGACGAACAGATTTGCTGGAGCGCAGGCCAGTGGAGGATTTTCCTGAAGAGATACGGGCGAAAGTGGCTAGTTTGGATCTGAGCAAACTGCTTTACCAGGTAGATCCGAGCGGGACGGCGACGCGCATCCATACACGCGAGCGGAACGAGCGATTTGGTGACAGCTCACTCGATGACAAGATCATGCATGCCGCCAAGGATGCATTGAATGGCAATGGCAAAGTAAAGCTGTCGTATGAAGTGACCAACGTTCATCGGAACATCGGCACGCGGATTTCCGGTCACATTGGTTTTACGGTGGGGGACAAAGGGCTCGAAGAAGGAGCGATTGATATTACGTTCAAGGGCAGCGCGGGACAGAGTTTCGGCGCGTTCCTGGCCAAGGGTATCCGGCTGCGATTGGTGGGCGAAGCCAACGATTATGTTGGCAAAGGCATGAACGGCGGCGAGATCATCGTGCGGCCATCAGACAAGTGCAAGTTTGTGTGGTCGGATAACACGATCCTGGGCAACACCATAATGTATGGTGCGACCGGCGGCCGGTTGTTTGCGGCGGGGCGAGCCGGTGAGCGTTTCTGTGTGCGCAATTCCGGAGGCGTGGCAGTCGTGGAGGGCGTGGGTGATCA
- a CDS encoding HEAT repeat domain-containing protein, translating to MRKKPGIIIVALVTLLVAGLLWPVLHPREPMFHGKPESFWLYGLTNTFNPALVSAWSAHQRTWNEFGPEAVPLLVKAMQLQESPAQKAYSKYWNKLPARAQNLLPAPVNYSQIRIGALIMLNSVGRRHRVPLPPLVQALEDSHWEMRMNALSCLGNNVLPTLGPEKEKLLPALIRAMNDSHTEVRMNAAATLQYFPSNAQTVVPVLTKALNERDADIRIRAAVSLNKIDPQLAAKAGVVAVAADALKSNGPFRSAHLAAKFLKELSKDSSSAIPALMGGLENGKDPTVRQLSAATLGEIGHPAHEAVPALLRAVREDPSIGVRAASSNALLTIDFEVPQKADPN from the coding sequence GTGAGGAAGAAACCGGGAATCATCATCGTCGCTCTGGTCACCCTGCTTGTTGCCGGGCTATTGTGGCCAGTGCTGCATCCACGTGAACCTATGTTTCACGGCAAGCCGGAAAGTTTTTGGCTATATGGCCTGACCAACACCTTTAATCCCGCACTGGTGTCCGCCTGGAGTGCCCACCAGCGAACTTGGAATGAGTTTGGTCCCGAAGCCGTTCCACTGCTGGTCAAAGCCATGCAATTACAGGAGAGCCCGGCGCAAAAAGCCTATTCCAAATACTGGAACAAGCTGCCGGCACGAGCGCAGAACCTACTCCCCGCTCCAGTGAACTACTCGCAGATTCGCATAGGTGCCTTGATTATGTTGAACTCCGTTGGGCGGCGTCACCGGGTTCCCCTGCCACCTTTGGTTCAAGCACTCGAAGACAGCCATTGGGAGATGCGAATGAATGCCCTCAGTTGTTTAGGCAATAACGTCCTGCCAACGCTGGGACCCGAAAAGGAAAAGCTTCTCCCCGCCTTGATTCGCGCCATGAACGATTCGCATACAGAGGTAAGGATGAACGCAGCCGCAACACTGCAATACTTTCCCAGCAACGCCCAAACAGTGGTTCCTGTCCTTACCAAAGCCTTGAACGAGAGGGATGCCGACATCCGCATTCGCGCTGCCGTTTCCCTGAATAAAATCGATCCGCAACTGGCCGCCAAAGCCGGCGTTGTTGCGGTTGCCGCCGATGCTTTGAAATCAAACGGTCCATTCCGCTCCGCCCATTTGGCGGCCAAATTCCTGAAGGAGTTAAGCAAGGACTCCAGTTCAGCCATCCCAGCTCTGATGGGAGGCCTCGAAAATGGGAAGGATCCGACGGTCCGACAGCTGTCAGCGGCTACTCTTGGTGAAATTGGACACCCCGCTCACGAAGCAGTTCCAGCACTGCTAAGAGCCGTGCGCGAAGACCCGTCCATCGGCGTTCGCGCTGCATCCTCCAATGCCCTGCTCACTATTGACTTTGAAGTTCCGCAAAAAGCAGATCCAAATTGA